CACCACACCTTTCCGTTTTTTGAATTGGCTGATACTTAAGAAAATCTCAGTCGATTGAGACCTAAACTGTTTGTAGATTTATGACAGCTCCCTAAAATTGGTAGTAATTATTTACGAAAGATGAGTATATCACATGTATGAGAATTTGCAAGAAGGCCTTAAACTCAATCTAGCTAGTGGTGGGCTACTTGTTATTGAAAATTGAAGTAGAAAGAATTTTCATTTCTCTTCAAAGTGGCATGGCATGCTTAAATTATATGTGTCGGACAAGAATAAGTGAATATCACTCATATTCAACTATATCTATCTTGGTAGATACACTGGCACAAATTATTTCTCTGTTATACTTATATGTGATGTGTGCACCCCCAAAATGACATTTCTAAAGAAGGGGGAACTATATCTGCATGACCGAGGGTTGATTTTCTAGCTAGATATGTACCCATTTGTTTATCTTCCAATTAATTTCAGCGCGCGAGTTCATGCATCGATCATGCAGACACAATATGGAGCTGAGGAATTATATAATGTTGGACCATGCGTGTAACCAAGATTATTTACTCTCATCACTTCAGAAGCTTCATCCTCAATTAAGCACCCGAACTTCGATGCAATGCTAGAAATGTTTCTTTAATTGGATGAAAAGATGTCAACGACTTGGTAATGCCTAGAAGCACCATGCTTATGCATCGATCCAATGTAATCAAATTATATAAAaataaagatatatatatatatatatatatatatatatatataaacttgTGTTAATTAATTAGTAATTCATGTAGTATATGTACATACCTTGGGTGAGGAGAGCCCTTGATAGGCTTCTGGCCGTACTTCCTCcataaagatatatatatatatatatatatataaacttgTGTTAATTAATTAGTAATTCATGTAGTATATGTACATACCTTGGGTGAGGAGAGCCCTTGATAGGCTTCTGGCCGTACTTCCTCCATGCCCAGAGATCAGAAGGAACCACCTCACCGGTTGGTCTTGAACCCGCCGTTGTCGGTGCCGGAATGCACACCACCTTCCTTGCCTGGTTCTTTCTGTGCACATAGACCAATGGGGCAAGTTATCACTGAGTACATAGATAGAAATATCACAACAAACAGGATAAATATCACAACAAACACCACAAAATAGGTATCAGAAGTTAATAAGAACACGCGATGTTGCATCACTACAAGTAAATACAGACATTTCAAAACAAACAAAAATTAGAAGACATTTCAAAGGTAAGTAAGTAAATAGTAAATTTAATGGAAACTTTGCAACCAACTAAAATGCACACTAGCGCGATTGCTTAGGGTTTCAAAAGCCGAGCTTCTCGGCCGTGAGGTACAGAAAAGTGACTAGGTCTAGATGCACATGACATGACCTCGATCGCACAGAGGCATTGTTTGGCAATTCAGAAATATTCGCGCCGATCACCATCATCATGTGGCTACGGAGACTCTTGTGCCTAAAACTTCGAGCTCCAGGCACTACTCACAATCTTGCCGATTAATTCTGGTCACATCCCGAGAAATCCTCGGAACTTCCTCACTTCGCTCTAATAATATCTTCATGGTGAAGTGAAGAACACGGAAAGAAGAAGGGCGAATTAAAGAGCAGCAGAAGAACAAAAGGGCGAGCGCGCGAAGAAATTTCCCTTCGAAATCTACTACTACTGTATGCAGGTATGCATGCAACGCGACGATGATTTCTAGCTTGGATCGGTCCAGATCTAGCTCTATCCGGTGGCGATAGCCGGGTTCCAACCTGCGCTTGATCCCGCTGTTGTTGTTGCGCGGCGACGACGACATCTGCATGCCGCCGATAGCGGCGTCGATGGCGCACCCGGCCGCCTGCCCGGGCGTGATGCCGAGCTTCACCATGTCGCCCGCGGTCATGGCCGGGTACGGGCGTATCGCTATGGGCGACAGCGACGACTGCATCAGCCTCGGCCCCATCCCACCACCGATTCCCGCCGGCATCATCTGCATCCCCCTCGGCAAGAGCGGCTTCCTGCTCATGTCGAACATCTGgccaccgcctccgcctccgcctcctccgcagcCGTTGACGCCGCCGCCGGGGCCCGCTTCGAAGCCGATTTTGGCCATGGCGTCTGGCATGCCATCCAGGAATTCGGGGGCGCCCGACGAATAGTCGCTGCTGAACGGGTCCCCGAGCCCCGCGAAAGGGTCGCCGAAGACGTCGGCGCCGGTCCCCGGTGACGccgacggcggcggaggaggcgggaaCAGCATCGGCTGGTCCGCGGGCTGCAGCTGCCACTCGGCGGCCGTGGACGGGAGGTTGGTGCCGTCGCCGTCGTTATTGCCCGGCATGGCGCCGCCCGCCCGCACGATGTCTGTGAGGTCCCCGCCGCCGGCCTGGTCGCCCTCCATCCTCTGGAGGAAGTAGTCGCACATGGCTGGCGAGCGCGCAAGCTAGCTAGGGTTCTCCACTCCCTCGGCCCGCCGATCTCTTCTCCTCTATAGCGGATGCTCGCCGGGAGCAAGCAAGAGGAAGAGCTTCACCGCCAACCGCTCAATAATTCCCTAGCATGCTCTTCCACACCAAGGATCGACCGAATCGTGGCAAGCCGATTGAGCGAGCTATATATGATATAGGTGTCGCTGGAGACGCGGGCTGGCCCGATCTGCTTGGAGAATGAAGCTAGCAATCATTCAAGCAAGCAGCAAAGCAGCAAGCTAGCAAATTTATTTGGTGTTATTTGTGTGCGTGGCCGGGCGGGGGCTGCAGAAAAGGAGGTAGGGCGGAGGGGAAGCAGGATGTGATGTGAGAGGGATGATGGGCTAACCGGCTACTCCTCCTAGCTAGCTAGCCAGCTAGTAGCGGCCAAGGAAAAAGGGAACTATCTTTTCTTTACACCAAGCAAGCGAGCTAGCAGCAGATCGAAATGGAGATTGATGGATGGGTAACTTGAGTTGGCTTCCAAAGAGGACAATAAAGAAGTATGTGAGGGCAAGGCAGACGAGATCAGGGGGTACAGGAGGGCGAGAGCGATGGCCGGATTATTTTTGTGGACGGGCGGAAGGAGGGGTGCACACGGGAACGGGAAGCcgatggacgggtggatggatggACGGACGCTGACTTTCTCAGGGGCGGGGGAGCGAGGTGTGCGAGCCCCGTACGCAAGGCGGCATGGCCGCGGCGGGTGCTTGTCGCGCGGTAAATAACGTGGCTTTTGCTTTTGCATGCATGCACTCCATATGCATAGGATGCATGCATGGTGAAAACTCAGACTGGGGGCGCCGGATGCCCAGCGCTGCGTCCTTGTACCTTTCTCGGCTTGGCTGACCGAGACCCGACTCCTGACCGATCCTGATAGCATCTGCGTGTGGATTTTGTTTTTTCACTTCTGGAAACCCTGACTGTAAACGCAAAAAATCTTCTACGGGCGTGTTTGTGGTTGCCCCGAGCCCCACCACCTGCTAGAGAAATAATTTTGGCCTGTCTGCTTGGCACTGGAATTTTGGTCTGCATGGTTCTTAAAGCACTGCCAGGTCTGACTAGGTACTAACGCTTGAATATGTCGTTTTTCAGCCAGCACTACTGGAAATTTCGTATACGTCAGGTGTGAGGGTCTTCGTCGAGAGTCCAAACACGGGCACTCGGCAAAGTAAGAAACGCCGAGAGCAGCACTCGGCAAACCTGTCTTCACGGCAACTATTTGACGCTATCGTCACGGGCTCACGGTGAACAAGCACTGCACGGCAAACGGGGCAGACGCCAAGAGCCACACACGGCAAAGGGAAGCCACGTGGCATGCCCGTTCGGAACTGACGGCGCCTTCACTTGGTTTACCTATACCGAGAGCCGCGACGTCACCCTCGGTAAAAACACGTCACATAAACATTTACCTacctgacatgtggtcccattggTCATATTTATCTTAAAAGTTTTAAATTATTTGCTAaatatttaaaaataataatatgaCGATgtctttgccgagagctgctctcggCGATGCTGGATATACGACTGTTGACTAAACCCTTCGAAACTGACCAGTGGGACCGGGTGTCCCACATGGCAGCTGACCTTTTACCGAGCGTCACGGCCCTCAGAAAAGAGTGGCACTACTGTAGTAGTAAAGTGCTGCTCAGCTGACTTCTTTTCCGAGAGCCACACTCGAAAATGGAGTGGCACATCGTTAGTTTCAGTTCTCAGACGAGCCCTTTTCCGAATGTTGCTTTCGGTAGCCTACCTGTTTCCGAGCGTGACTCTCGGAAATGTGTCCCATTGCTTTTGTTTTTAAGCTCTTTCCTATTTGATCCCTGCAACTGAAAACAACTACAGTTCAATTTCTGTATATATATGCAGTGCAGAAAATGTTACA
This region of Triticum aestivum cultivar Chinese Spring chromosome 2D, IWGSC CS RefSeq v2.1, whole genome shotgun sequence genomic DNA includes:
- the LOC123054467 gene encoding probable WRKY transcription factor 35, giving the protein MCDYFLQRMEGDQAGGGDLTDIVRAGGAMPGNNDGDGTNLPSTAAEWQLQPADQPMLFPPPPPPSASPGTGADVFGDPFAGLGDPFSSDYSSGAPEFLDGMPDAMAKIGFEAGPGGGVNGCGGGGGGGGGQMFDMSRKPLLPRGMQMMPAGIGGGMGPRLMQSSLSPIAIRPYPAMTAGDMVKLGITPGQAAGCAIDAAIGGMQMSSSPRNNNSGIKRRKNQARKVVCIPAPTTAGSRPTGEVVPSDLWAWRKYGQKPIKGSPHPRGYYRCSSSKGCSARKQVERSRTDPNMLVITYTSEHNHPWPTQRNALAGSTRSHHGKNGGGGGSGSGSKSSHNEKQTQNQNVKEERKDHRAAATTTATTTTSTVTTTASTSPVVVKEETLAGSSSEAQARDQRAMDTVTGVLQQVDHRELMDQVFSESYRPMIPGSGQHHEDFFADFADLAELESDPMSLIFSKEYMEARPSGGASDHGGQEKAVAKELDPFDMLDWSTTSSTAGSTFEQGKRG